The Solanum pennellii chromosome 7, SPENNV200 DNA segment CAGACAAGTAGTGGGAAGACATTCACAATGAGGGGAATAACTGAGAGTGCTATTAATGACATTTATGAGCACATCAAATTTGTAAATCATACTTTCTCCAGAATCTTTTGTTGTTCTATGATTGAGAAATTGAGATGTTGATATCCggatgcttttttttttctgcatTACAGACTACTGAGAGGGACTTTGTGCTGAAATTTTCTGCTTTAGAAATATATAATGAGACAGTAGTAGACCTCTTGAATCGCGAGTCTGGCTCACTTCGCCTATTGGATGATCCAGAGGTACACAAGTGTCTTAGTTTAGGAGTTCAAGTTTCTTAACTAGAATTTccttataaataaattttcctgaattttttgtttctgaATGCAGAAAGGTATTATTGTAGAGAAACTAGTGGAAGAGATTGTAAAGGATGGCCAACATCTGAGAACCTTAATTGGTGCCTGTGAAGGTAAGTTACATATTTCTGGTTCaacaaaatattctttaatgATACATTATTGCATTTATCTTATAATATCATAGAAGAATGCCGCCTTAGAAACCtcagtatatatatttttgaagttcAGGATTTTCCTCTGACCTTGTGGTTAAATACTTGTTACTTGCTGCAGCCCAGAGACAAGTGGGTGAAACTGCTCTAAATGATAAAAGCTCAAGGTCTCATCAGATAATTAAGCTGGTAAAAGATGCTGATCCCTTTTCTACTAAAGTTTAAAAGTATTTGGCATTGTTAAGTTTCTTCTGCACATTTGACATGAGATATTGTATATGGAATAGATGGGGATTCAAGGATTTGTAGGCCAGAAAATTAAAGTTGGACCACTTGGACTATGTAATATATGTTAGTTGGAGGGAGCAAATCCAATCTATCCAATAACTATGAAGACTAAATCCTTAACTCTTAATCCGGATGCCAAGTAGTGAAGTAGATGTGGTTGCTGCTCATTCTATACTGGGACCTACTTCTAAGGTGGCATCCCAGCAGTTCTTATTTTCGTGATTTATATGGAATATCTTTATAGTAATACTAGATGTGGTTGCTGCCTCTTTCTATGCTGGGACCTACTTCTAAGGTAGTATCCCATCAGTTCTTATTTTCGTGATATATATGGAATATATCTTTATAGTAATACTAAATGTCATGTTGGTAATGTTATGACGTATCCATACAGCTGACATTTTAAGGTTGTATCAGAACAGTTCTTAATTTGGTGATTTACATGGAATATTCTTCATGTACTAATAAACAATGTTGTGTTTGTACTGGTATGATGTATTATGTATGTTACCTCCTTTCATCCATGTTGTTTCTACATGAGTTCTTAGAACCCTGTCCATACAGCTGACATATTGGCTTTTTGTTCAGACCATTGAGAGCAGCATCCGGGAAAACTCAGGGCGAGTGAAATCCTTCTTGGCAACTCTGGTAAGGACCTCTCATTACTGATACGATAATATTTCTAATGTCGTGCATGAAGGCCAATATATGATACTCCTAATACTGCAGAACCTTGTGGATCTTGCTGGAAGTGAGCGTGCCTTGCAAACAAGTGCAGACGGTACAAGGTTAAAGGAAGGAAGCCATATTAACCGGAGCTTGCTGACACTGACCACAGTGATCAGAAAACTAAGGTAATTGAGAACACCATGATATTCAGTtacttaagaaaatttttgCAACTTGGAAGAATGGGTGAGCACATTGCTTTCCATTCACACTATTTATATAACCACATCTGTTGTTCTTATTATTGCGcataattctcatatgcatTAATGGCCTAGAATTCTTGTTACTTGTAAGAACAATCCAGTTGATGATAACTCAGTTAATAATAGCCTTGAGACACTACTTGTTGAATTTCATTTGCAGTGGTGGAAAGAGGGGTGGTCATATTCCCTACAGAGATTCAAAATTGACGAGGATATTACAGCCTTCACTTGGCGGAAACTCAAGAACAGCAATTGTTTGCACTATGAGTCCTGCTTTAAGTCATGTGGAACAATCACGCAACACTCTGTGCTTTGCAACAAGTGCCAAAGAAGTCATTACCACTGCGCAAGTAAACATGGTATGCAATTAGTGGTTAATTTGAAAGCTCCTAGTGACTTCTAAAGGAACTGTATCATTTTACTATTTCTCTCAGTTTTCTTccctttaaaattaaatataccaATTGATAACAATATATAAGTTAAGGGGTTGTTTGGCCATGTACTAGTTATGCAGTGATTATTTATGCGGTGAATAATAATGTGGAGATTGTTATACTGTTAATACCGAATAATCTTGTAATGCAGAACTTTGTTGTTTAGTTAGTCTTATCCATGTAGTGCTATTATATGTTTTCTTATCACATATACTAGATGCAGATTGGCGCACACTTATGTGGTATGAGCAAATGCGCATTTTAATGCTGCCAACCAAATGTTTGTTATAAATTATGTGGCACTCGTGGTGGAGTATTCTCTCACGGATTCGCTCTATTGTTTTTACTATGTTTTTTTCCcgattattattaattttgtcaGATTTAACACTCACTGACTTCTGTCCACGGATTAGGATGTGGAGGACTCGCATTAGGGTAGAAGGGTAGTAGTAGGTAGTGTAAGTATTGTCTTGCTTAGGGTGGCTGGTGTTTGCGATGGTACTAGTTGTATTATTGTAATTCTTGTTTTTTTACCAGTATCATGTTGTTTACGGTGTTTCAATTATCACatgattttattgttgttttcgCTACTTTTGCACTGTTCCTTGTTATTGCTGTATTCTCTACATTGTCTGCTTCTTCTTTATACTGGTATTTGTTACACTTGAGCCGAGGGTCCTTCGGAAACAACCTCTGTACCTCTACAAGGTAGcggtaaggtctgcgtacactctAACCTCCCTAGacctcacttgtgggatttcacttCCCGTCGATGGATTCAGATATTCAATCCCACAATGATCGGAAATATTTGGAACCGGTAGAGCGAGGATATTGGAACTGGTGGAAGCGAGGATTTTCAGTTCTCTGCCACAATCCCAACCCTCTGGAACCGGTAACTGCCAACTGGTGGTGACACGAGAAGTTTCAGTCCTTTGCCCTACGAAGTGAGCTATCCTGGCTATTAATTCCCAATCCAGATTGGAATTGGTTGCACGAGGATTTTCAGTCCTGCCAATCCCCTTGAACAAGATTCCTGCAAGCTTGGATCGGTTGTACTTGAGGGTGATTAGTGGTAATTCAGCTCTGAAAAAATTCCCCGTAGAGCCAGAGAGAGATGAAATTTATAGTCAATCTCTCTGCCTCTCAGATAGCTTTCTTTTTCCTCTACAACTTAAACCATAAGATCCCTGAGTTATTGTTTACGCCTACAAGTTATCTCGTAATCCGTAGTGTAGATACCATTCATTGTTTTGTTTAGTCCCTTTATTGCTAATTACATGTACTCTTATTCCATATTCTATTTGGCATAAAATAAATTCACATACTCAAATTCTTTGTATTGCATGATGTGGATATTAACAAATGCAACTTTAATAAGGCCAACCAAATGTTGTATTAAATCGTGCAGATTCCATTTTTTATGCAAGTTAAAGCCtgcattttcaaaaaaaaatcagggCCCTTAGTCTACTTGGTATTCTACAATCACAGTCATGTTTGActtcttctttcttgttttcCAATAATTTTCCAGGTTTTTGCTGAGAAGCAATTGCTGAAGCATTTACAAAAGGAAGTTTCCAGACTTGAAGCAGAGCTCCGAAGTCCTGACCTTTCTGCTTCCCCATGTTTCAGATCTCTACTAATGGAGAAAGAGCAGAAAATCCAACAGGTACCACTAATGTTTTTCAGTAGTATTAGACTTCCAGCATCATTTTAGAAAGTAGGGGGGGGGGTAGTAGGTGATGCCTGGCCCTTCTAAGTATCATAATTTTGTCATAATAAATGaacttttttctcattttctgaAGTTATTATCTCTGGCAGCAGCCTATTGGTAGTGTACTGCTTCTCATTTTCACATGTGAAGAGTTCCTCGTTTCATTGCACAATCCAGTTGAAAACTCTAGATTAACAGAAGCTTCGTATCTCATTACAGCTTACCATCTCGACTTACAAATACTAGCCATGTTACCCAAATACTTCATTCACTTTCTTGAAGACAAGCTTCAGCCTGTTGGCGATCCACGCCATGCTTTTGAGCGAAATCTTCTTGAGGGGAGTCTTCGCTTTTTTTTTACAGGATTTGGATCAACGGGGTAAAGATTCCAGTGTTTACCAAGATTTTTTGAATTATCCTAGATTCACCTGACCATATGGCGAGATATGAAAACATAGGATGCTTATTGCAGGTCCTTCTACACACGGAAAGAAACTGATAATTTTGCATTTAAACATGCAGATAGACCTCTTTCCAACAATGAAATACATGTTCTCTAAGTGTAAAGTGTCAGTTGTATTTTAGTTCAGAGATATTTGTATGTTTAAGAAACAGAAAGCAATAGCTTATTAAGGTGGAATTGTCATTATGTTCACTGttaaactaatatttttacTTAATCTAATATCTTTACTTGTGAATCATTTGCAGATGGAGGAGGAGATGAATGAGCTGAAACGTCAGCGTGACCTAGCACAATCCCAGCTCGAACTAGAAAGAAGATCAAAGAAAGAACTCAAGGTacaaaaaaatgttgaatttagACAGAACACCTAACTTCCCATCTTTGTTTGTGGATTTGAGTCTTGAAAAGTAAAACTTGTTGGCATATGCTCATTTTTCAGGCTTCAGATCACCATGGACCTTCTCGTCAAGTAGTCAAATGTCTTTCATTTACAACTGAAAATGAAGTAGTTTCCGGATCTCTTTCTACACCCCTGGGAAGAAAAAAGTTACTTGACAGGCAGGCTGCAATTAGGAGGTCTACCAATTCAACCAATCCATCCATGCTGGTGCACGAGATCCGAAAGCTTGAGATGAGACAGAGGCAACTTGGTGATGAAGCAAACCATGCTCTTCAGTTGCTTCACAAAGAGTTCGCATCTCACAGAATTGGCAGCCAAGGGGCCACAGATACCATTGCAAAGTTGTTTGCAGAAATTAGAGAACTGCACAAAATAAGTTCTGTTCCTGAACAAATTGAGATAAAAGATAAAGCCAGCTTGAAAGAAGAGATTGCACGGCTGAGATCGCAGGAAAACAACATTGCATCTTTAGAACAGAAACTTGAAAATGTTCAGAGATCTATAGACGAATTAGTCATGCATCTTCCAAGTTGTCAGGAATCTGTTGATTTGAGGactccaaaaaagaaaaaggtgcTTCCTTTTAACTTGAGTAACACCAGTAACATGCCAAATATAATTCGATCACCATGTTCTCCTATGTCTCCTTCGTCCTGCAACATCGTGGAGGGTGAGATTGAGAACAGAGCACCAGAATTCACCAATGTTGGATCTGCTGGTGATTCATTCTGTAGCCAAAAAAGCACTCCAATTAGAAGAATGGACAGTAACTGTATCTCATCGAGGGAGGGTACTCCTGGATCAAGGCAGTCAAACTCTGTTAACATGAAGAAGATGcaaaagatgtttaaaaaagCAGCTGAAGAAAACATCAGGAGTATTAAAGCTTATGTTACTGAGCTGAAAGAAAGGGTGGCTAAGTTACAGTACCAAAAGCAGCTGCTTGTTTGCCAGGTTAAGATTTATCTTCTCTCTCCTTGTggccttttttttttacaagatATGCTACCTCCGGTTCATTGCAATTTCCTTTTGTTTCAATAAATCAAGAATATCATTTGGACTAATTGTTGCGCGACGAGTAAAACCAGGTACTGGAGTTGGAAGCAAATGAAGCTGCAAGTGATGAAGCTGATATAACCGAACAATCTCCGTTGTCATGGCACTTGGTGTTTGAGGACCAAAGGCAGCAAATTATAATGTTGTGGCATTTGTGTCATGTGTCTTTAGTGCACCGTACTCAATTTTACATGTTATTTAAAGGGGATCCATCAGATCAGATATACATGGAAGTTGAGCTTAGGAGGTTGACATGGTTAGACCAACACTTAGCAGGGCTTGGTAATGCTAGTCCTGCTCTTTTGGGTGATGACCCTGCTGGCTATGTCTCATCAAGGTATAATTTATTCTTTCAAGGTTTATTTGAACTTTTCCAAGGCCTTTAGTAATTTTTACCAACTCTTGGCTTTTGAATATACAGTATTAAGGCACTGAAGCAGGAAAGGGAATATCTAGCGAAAAGGGTGAGTTCGAAGCTAAATGCAGAAGAAAGGGAAATGCTGTACATGAAATGGGACATTCCACCAGAAGGAAAACAGAAGAGACGGCTACAGCTTGTGAATAAACTCTGGTCAGATCCTCTTAACATGCAAAATGTACGCGAAAGTGCTGAAGTAGTCGCGAAGCTTGTTGGATTCTGCGAAACAGGAGAACATGTTTCAAAGGAGATGTTTCAGCTCAATTTTGTTTCCCCGTCTGACAAAAAAACATGGCTAGGTTGGAATCTGATATCAAACTTATTACACTTGTAGTTTCAAATATCAAGTCAATGTAGATTTTGGCATCCTGTACAGTTTCTTGCTAATGCGTCCAGCATTTTTGCTTCTAGCAAACACACATCTTACTAGAATTTTAGCAGAGAGGGTTTACTGaattttttctaagaaaaactaaaaaataacatTCATGAAAGACATAAAACCTgatgcaaaaattaaaaatctaagTCTAGATAATATTCAATTGCTTTTGACATATATTGTTTTGGCTACGAGTGACAAATGCTTTGTGGGTCGAGTCGAATATGAGAATCGAAAATGAGTTAAATTAAAATGGGTAAAATACTCAATTCGATTCATATTTTGAATGGGTAAAATTGAGTTATCCATCTAAATGGTTACGCCTTCTTAAGGCAGGTGAGGAGTTGTCCGTCTTGTTGTACGATCCTATCTACATTTAGTTATATGAACTCTCTCCAAAATCGATGCTTAATACTACtcaaatatataattgtatgCTCCTGTAAAATTTTCACAGAGTTCagataattattcaaaatgacatctttaaGAGGTAATTGAACTGTACTCAATCTTTTTGAAATACTCTAAAAACTCTTGAAACTTTTCTGTCCCATGTGAAAAGTAAGACTTTTTCAAGGGGTAGTTGAACTTCTCTTTATCTGGCTGAAACGcgtttgaaaattatttatgatcttcttaaaaataataatagttctTTTGTCAGTGTAAATAGTGCTTCTAGAACcatttgtattttcttaaacttttctCGAAAGATActtcaaaatattctttaacTCAAGTTTAAAATTCCAAAATCAATGCATGAAAATAAATGCACAAAGACTTTCAATAGAAATCTCTTCAACTAGGATTCATCTGAAATATAAGTATGAGCAACAACTCAAATGTGTCAATGTATATAATATTGCAATctcttaatataaaaatttagaattaGGAATAAGAACATTACTTGTATCAAGAGTTTCATAAAACTAAGAGCAGAATCTTAGATTGAACTTTCTACTGACTGAATTGAGATATAAGGCGTGAAGACGAATTTAGTTCAATACTATGATTAGCCTAACATACCTGGAAGAATAAATTTCTTGAAGAAGTTTAATGAATAACTTGATTAGAAGCCTTGAAACCCTAATTTTTGTCtttcatattttgttttttttttgagttggGGAGTTGAGAGcgtaaaataaaagaaaattgagtaCTTGGTGGAATATATTCTCCTAATTAGGGGTgtcaaaagaatatgaaaaatcgACCGAACGAATCGAACCTAAcctatttatacaatttttcaagaaaatcgTGGCCTTTTATTTATGCGTATAACCTACCGGAATAATTgggatgattttttttatttatggaaaaaatcCTGAACCGAATAACCTTacatgtatgtaaatatattttatatatcaacaatatgttaaatttaatatataaatttattttataataattttcaaatataaatataacttaggTCCTAGGCCTCTGGTGACTAGACGACTTTGggtctttattttttaattagcttTTACTTAAttagatttaaaattaaaagataatgtAATACACAACAAGATTTTACATTCTTGTCTTTTGGTGAAAAAATAAAGtgttttttcaagaaaaaatttgtGAAAGAAATATATTAATGATAGTATATTTTGAGgtgatattttaaaagtaaaaagattgaaaattaACCAAAACGTATTGATGCCGAAGTGAAACTAGTATGATTGGAATGATTTTAAAAAGTCTAATTTTAgtgatatattataaaatactcaaaatttAGGATggtataatttgaaaattaaccAATCGAACCATACCATTGACACCCCTACTCCTAATTGAAGTTACAATGTCATGACTTAGGTTTAGAAAAAAtgggaaaagacaaaaaaaaaaccactTAAAAAGATATCGAAAAATTTTCACGAGCCATCTGTGCTTCATGGTTTGATCTACGAACCGCATTTTCCATCCTTGgaattcattttgaagttttaaGGCTAAAAAGTTCACTCTACGACCCAAATTACGATTTATAGAAGTTTCTCGTAGGAACTTGACCCAAAAACTTGACTTTCAGTACTTTACGAGTCAAGAGTACGAGTTGTAGCTCCTTCTATGACTCATAGAAGTGATTCATAGGTAGGATGAGAAATAcaattgtttgaagttgacctaagtAGAATGTTTTCTTAATCAATAAGGAAATTCTCAACTTAACTTTGTGGTAGGAGATTCTGATGACCTTAATTCATATCtaaaatcatttcaaattaaagaattgatCGTAACATCTAAGAACAATTTATGAATCACCTCATGCTACCTTATAcgcaaataaaaaatgatttgacTCTTAGCTTAAAAAATTTAGTGGTGATACActaataatttgatttaatcACTATTCttctttgtttaaattttgtttgtaattttattatttccatTTTCAATTACTTTGTTAGTGTAAGTTACTTATATGTCTTACTATCATAACGAAGAAAGTCTAtcatctatatataatataattgcagcttttaaaataataaggtGATATATTCTCATTAATATAAGTCAACAAAAATGGGACTAACATGGTATTAACTTTTTGTACCTTTGACATTTGGTATTTGTACCTTTTTACAAGTATCAGGACTCTTTCTTGCCCTCTTTTATTGGTTGTTCAACACGTGGATGATTCTATATTAATTTGCATATATGCTATCCTAATGTCTTTGcatatatacaaaaatcaaacaaatcaaAAATGAACCATCAACTTCTCTCACTAGCATCCATATCTCAcattcttcaagcttcaaattggtagttttttttttcgttGTTTTCATTGATTTGTTTTTATGTGTGTGCAATTGTTTGTTCATTATACTTTTATGAATCATCTTTTCTGATGGTTTGTTTTAtgtctttttgttttctttttgtgcAATTCTAGATTGTGCTTCTCTGAATTCCTCTTTCTTGGTTCTGCTCATGCACacttttttattgtttagtCTTTAATGTTTCAGCtttgtgttttttatttgaGGTGTTTCAGTCTCTTTGAAGCATTAGAGTGCTAAATATATTTGTTGGTCTCTTGCTTTCattttttgatttgttaatttGTATTGCATGTTAGCATTATTGTCTCTATATTGTACAATAGGTGCTTGATGACGTGTTGTAATAAACTTTGTTCGCTTCTTTAACAGTAGACTCATAGAGATTCTAGAATTCAAAAATATCAGTATTTAACCTTGTATGTATGTCAAACTCTAATTGTTGTGGCTCTCATTGTGAAGATAAAGACATATGGTGCCAAGAATGAATATTGAAGGAATAGCCATTGACACTCCCGATTGGACTTTCAAATTCCAAATTGTTAACATGAGTCGTGGTAGATTAAGTTTGGACAAGAAATTCTGATTCCAAAATCTGATTTTGAAAGATGAGCAGGTCCTCTCGCTCATTATTGTCATCGCTCATTCTCTAGGCATACTTATATAATAACTATCTCACAAGGTTCATCGACTTTACAGGAACAATAAATCAGGACAATTGTATATGGTGATGATATTGACTATTATGTAGAAAAGCTTACATTGTTGAATACATATGCAATCTCTACTGTCAGAGTGAAAGTTTCACTATCTTCGTAAAGAAGAATAACACATAAATATTATTGGGTGCTTGATAATGAAACTTTGATAGAGCATATCAAACCAAATAACCAGCATGAGAAACTGCACCGACCAAGTTACTTACCACAATTGTCAATATTGCTCAACTAACTCCTGGTCCTAATGCATAAATTGGTATATTTCTCTTACTAACCATTAGGTGCAAAAATTTATGCCCCCACATGTAATGGCCTCATATTTCGTTATTTCTATCAGATATTGTAGGAGTTGTTCACCGTTGTGGCCCTTCGAAATATGCAGTTCGCACTAAAAATAGGTGTCACGATGTTATTATTTCTGATTATCAAGAAGTACaatcttatattttatacattccTATTTACGTTTTTAGATTTTGACACAATGTTATTATAGAttcgagaaaaaaaatatattcatgtattCTTCATGCTTTCACACGAAATCAATTTCTACTTACGTTATGGGACGACTTTGGATAAATTGAAGAAGCTGAATTGGAAGCTCAAATGGGAAAAGGTAAGGAGTTTCAGACAATCCTTGCTCTGGTTATCAAGGTATGTGTgacttattttgttatattgaaAGCTTATTTTTTTGTACCATACACTATTACACAATCATTTCATTTGTACAGATTTATCCTTGCAAATCAGATTCAACTCCACGATACGCATAAATTCTACTTATCTGCAAGCATTACAGTTGATTAATTGGTATTGAATTTTTACTATACATATCTAGCTTTAGCGTGCCATAAAAGCATATTtcgtaatttttttgttgtcataATAGGgcaaagattaaaaaaatatgcttTTGGACAATGTGCCTGGTAACATAGCAGGATCATCCACTactcacgccccgagctacccccgagacgcagacatgggacctaggaccacaagtgatcccaagctaccTTGctgacatgatcatgagcatactaaagataataaactggtGCGAAAgctaaatgataaataaaatgaaaagatgggaaaTACCCATATATTATAACTCAGATAAATGAAATACTGATGAGTTCAAtacaaaaaagttatttaactCAACACTacgttgaatctaactatgtctgaaaatagcctctaagtgactagaaatgctgggacTAACCCcggctaagtctagcaaaaactgaaactaaaagactaaaaatactggaaagaaactcatgattgttgttctcggagaatgaggaatcACCACTGATTCTTGCTGAATTAGAAATTGGGAACctatctaagcgtgatctggatgctgagaacttgaacctacatcacgagaatatgtagcacacgtatgtgtcagtacttgaaaggtattgagcatgcAAGATAgagtaaaattgaaataatacataactgaacaaggAATAAACAATGatataatctgaacgtgatatACTGAATATTGAGATAACTGAATGCagtgaccaatttataacatgctggaACTGAATACTagatatattgataaatagtCAATGCAATGGAATTTATCTGAATTGTGGGAGCTAGTAATAACCGATAAAAAAaacaacatgagctaaatgtggagtccgatgtatacaccccatcgagaggacccaagtGCTACTCCCGATGAATTTAGTggttaactgattatgactaAGTTTcggtaaatactggatagctcaaactgaacatgcaggctgagaatgcaacaattaatctgataatgatgcattaataactgaggcatgtatatttgaagtaattgaaatatctgatctagcatgtgtaattcaagaactaaagaaatacatagctagggttctgaaattcatgcaataaactaagtaacatggtaatctgatttggaacatataactaactaattcatgataatctaatgaagttctagaaaccgtAGGTCAAATCACGAtgagggaatcaagaatctgactgatatCTAGGGATCTAATgagtgaaaggaacccactagtgaaatttcACATACGTGTTGATGAATTCCATGAAAAAAGCTTTAAATTTCGAGGTTGGAACTGATGAAATATTGCTGTGTTCTTGAAccagggttcttgacctttttctcctctcttgtttctaattttcaaagttttgattaattatttgacttaggtaagttttagttatgtttctaggcttaaactgactaaaatctcatgatttagggtttaaacgacgtatcttaggggtCCAAAGaagtaggaaaagaccaaaagacccctgaatTAATTGTTGTCGGAGCAAACGACGGATTGGACTGACGAGCCATCGTTCAATTGACGGTCCGTCTATGTGTCTGCTTGACAGGCCCtcactaaaatgggcataactttttactcggaggttgaATTTTAGCAAAATCAGCAGCGTTGGAAAGAgtattcaattatctatcatatcataggtcataggacacctaattacttttgtgctaagagttatgaccatttgaagttaaCCTATTAGAAATTCCCCCCTAACTAACTGATAACCTTCACCTACGAtcagacctatggaccgtagacCGAATGACGATCCGTGCTGGTCATCCTTAGTTCATGTCAGAGGCTGGGTAATAGGAGTCTTTATCCATGAACATAGACCACAGACCATAGGTCGAGACTTAGTCGATTTTTTGAGCTGAGGTTTTTGGGGGGCTATAGTGGTGAACCACGGACCCATAGTATGGGTCATagatcagactacggtccgtagatggtgACTGTAGATTGCAcctgcaatttttgaaaagcaaattttctatatgttttggatatgggatgttacattatctcacccttgggaac contains these protein-coding regions:
- the LOC107026556 gene encoding kinesin-like protein NACK2, whose product is MVIGVPGTPLSKTGRTPSRFPGSRRTIPSSTPGGPKLREEKILVTVRARPLSPKEQAAYDLIAWDFPDQQTIVSKNLIHERHTGPYSFDNVFDPTCSTSKVYEQGARDVALSALNGINATIFAYGQTSSGKTFTMRGITESAINDIYEHIKFTTERDFVLKFSALEIYNETVVDLLNRESGSLRLLDDPEKGIIVEKLVEEIVKDGQHLRTLIGACEAQRQVGETALNDKSSRSHQIIKLTIESSIRENSGRVKSFLATLNLVDLAGSERALQTSADGTRLKEGSHINRSLLTLTTVIRKLSGGKRGGHIPYRDSKLTRILQPSLGGNSRTAIVCTMSPALSHVEQSRNTLCFATSAKEVITTAQVNMVFAEKQLLKHLQKEVSRLEAELRSPDLSASPCFRSLLMEKEQKIQQMEEEMNELKRQRDLAQSQLELERRSKKELKASDHHGPSRQVVKCLSFTTENEVVSGSLSTPLGRKKLLDRQAAIRRSTNSTNPSMLVHEIRKLEMRQRQLGDEANHALQLLHKEFASHRIGSQGATDTIAKLFAEIRELHKISSVPEQIEIKDKASLKEEIARLRSQENNIASLEQKLENVQRSIDELVMHLPSCQESVDLRTPKKKKVLPFNLSNTSNMPNIIRSPCSPMSPSSCNIVEGEIENRAPEFTNVGSAGDSFCSQKSTPIRRMDSNCISSREGTPGSRQSNSVNMKKMQKMFKKAAEENIRSIKAYVTELKERVAKLQYQKQLLVCQVLELEANEAASDEADITEQSPLSWHLVFEDQRQQIIMLWHLCHVSLVHRTQFYMLFKGDPSDQIYMEVELRRLTWLDQHLAGLGNASPALLGDDPAGYVSSSIKALKQEREYLAKRVSSKLNAEEREMLYMKWDIPPEGKQKRRLQLVNKLWSDPLNMQNVRESAEVVAKLVGFCETGEHVSKEMFQLNFVSPSDKKTWLGWNLISNLLHL